A window of the Natrinema salifodinae genome harbors these coding sequences:
- the gdhB gene encoding glutamate dehydrogenase GdhB — MTTTDSTTEPDETESAVETARRQLERAAAHLDIDEGVIERLRHPTSVYRVSIPLERDDGSQEMYTGYRAHHDSVRGPYKGGLRYHPGVTEDECIGLSMWMTWKCAVMDIPFGGAKGGVIVDPKDLSSNEKERLTRRFAEELRPMIGPMRDIPAPDMGTGPQSMAWFMDAYSMQEGQTEPGVVTGKPPVVGGSYGREEAPGRSVGIVTREALAYYDRDPAETAVAVQGFGSVGANAARYLDELGASIVAVSDVDGAIYDPDGLDTGDVEGHDESPGMVSGYDAPETLTNEELLELDVDVLIPAAIGNVLTGENARGVDADMIVEGANGPTTSTADQIFEERDVPVIPDIIANAGGVTVSYFEWLQDINRRSWRLERVNEELETEMRRAWTDVRREYESRDVTWRDATYIVALERIAAAHEARGLWP; from the coding sequence ATGACAACGACCGATTCCACAACCGAACCGGACGAGACGGAGAGCGCCGTCGAAACAGCCCGTCGCCAACTCGAGCGCGCGGCCGCCCACCTCGACATCGACGAGGGGGTGATCGAACGGCTGCGCCACCCCACGAGCGTCTACCGGGTCTCGATCCCGCTCGAGCGCGACGACGGATCCCAAGAGATGTACACGGGGTATCGCGCGCACCACGACAGCGTGCGCGGGCCCTACAAGGGCGGACTGCGCTACCACCCCGGCGTCACCGAAGACGAGTGTATCGGCCTCTCGATGTGGATGACCTGGAAGTGCGCGGTGATGGACATCCCGTTCGGTGGGGCCAAGGGCGGGGTCATCGTCGACCCCAAGGACCTCAGTTCCAACGAAAAGGAGCGGCTCACCCGTCGGTTCGCCGAGGAGCTTCGCCCGATGATCGGGCCGATGAGAGACATTCCCGCACCCGACATGGGGACCGGTCCGCAGTCGATGGCCTGGTTCATGGACGCGTACTCGATGCAGGAGGGCCAGACCGAACCGGGCGTCGTCACCGGAAAGCCGCCGGTCGTCGGCGGTTCCTACGGTCGCGAGGAGGCGCCGGGACGGAGCGTCGGGATCGTCACCCGCGAGGCGCTCGCGTACTACGACCGGGACCCCGCGGAAACGGCCGTCGCCGTCCAGGGATTCGGCAGCGTCGGCGCCAACGCCGCCCGCTATCTCGACGAGCTGGGCGCCTCGATCGTCGCCGTTTCGGACGTCGACGGCGCGATCTACGACCCCGACGGGCTCGACACGGGCGACGTCGAAGGACACGACGAGAGCCCGGGGATGGTCTCGGGGTACGACGCTCCGGAGACGCTCACGAACGAGGAACTGCTCGAACTCGACGTCGACGTGCTCATCCCCGCCGCGATCGGCAACGTTCTAACCGGGGAGAACGCCCGCGGGGTCGACGCCGATATGATCGTCGAAGGGGCGAACGGCCCGACGACCTCGACGGCCGACCAGATCTTCGAGGAGCGCGACGTCCCGGTGATCCCGGACATCATCGCCAACGCCGGCGGCGTCACGGTCAGCTACTTCGAGTGGCTCCAGGACATCAATCGGCGAAGCTGGCGCCTCGAGCGGGTCAACGAGGAACTCGAGACGGAGATGCGCCGGGCGTGGACCGACGTCCGACGGGAGTACGAGTCGCGTGACGTCACCTGGCGCGACGCCACCTACATCGTCGCGCTCGAACGAATCGCCGCGGCCCACGAAGCGCGGGGACTCTGGCCGTAG
- a CDS encoding NAD-dependent succinate-semialdehyde dehydrogenase, translating to MSIESTNPATGDVVDRFEETSDDEREEHLERAAETFEEWRETPIQTRQRLLATAADVLRDNAEEYAELMTEEMGKPIGQARDEVQKCAWVCDYYAEHAAEHLQDEVIASEESARTVVAYQPLGPVLAIMPWNFPFWQVFRFAAPNLAAGNVGLLKHASNVPGCARAIEDVFEQAGFPEGAFTTLLISSSEIDAVIEDDRVSAVTITGSDGAGRSVAETAGSQLKKNVLELGGSDPFVVLDDAPMEQTVETAVQARLINNGQSCIAAKRFVVVDDVYDEFVDRFVDAMDDQVVGDPMDEDTDIGPQAREDLMEDLHEQVEETVDQGGEIELGGEPMDRDGAFYPPTVLTDVPENAPADQEELFGPVATVFRVPDEETAIEKANDTRFGLGASVWTEDLERGERVARQFESGLAFVNELVKSDPRLPFGGVKDSGYGRELSRHGIREFVNTKTIWVQQDAGEETEMVE from the coding sequence GTGTCTATCGAGAGTACCAACCCGGCGACCGGCGACGTCGTCGACCGCTTCGAGGAGACCTCGGACGACGAGCGAGAGGAGCACCTCGAGCGGGCGGCGGAGACCTTCGAGGAGTGGCGCGAGACGCCGATCCAGACCCGCCAGCGGCTCCTGGCGACGGCGGCCGACGTGCTCCGTGACAACGCCGAGGAGTACGCCGAACTGATGACCGAGGAGATGGGGAAACCCATCGGCCAGGCGCGCGACGAAGTGCAGAAGTGCGCGTGGGTCTGTGACTACTACGCCGAACACGCCGCCGAACATCTCCAGGACGAGGTGATCGCGAGCGAAGAGAGCGCGCGCACGGTGGTTGCCTACCAGCCGCTGGGGCCGGTATTGGCGATCATGCCCTGGAACTTCCCGTTCTGGCAGGTGTTTCGCTTTGCCGCGCCGAACCTGGCGGCGGGCAACGTCGGGCTGTTGAAACACGCGTCGAACGTCCCCGGCTGCGCGCGAGCTATCGAGGACGTCTTCGAGCAGGCGGGGTTCCCCGAGGGCGCGTTCACGACGCTGTTGATCAGTTCGAGCGAGATCGACGCGGTGATCGAGGACGACCGCGTCTCGGCCGTCACCATCACCGGCAGCGACGGCGCGGGCCGCTCGGTCGCCGAGACCGCCGGCAGCCAGCTCAAGAAGAACGTCCTCGAGTTGGGCGGCAGCGATCCCTTCGTCGTCCTCGACGACGCGCCAATGGAGCAGACGGTCGAGACGGCGGTCCAGGCGCGACTCATCAACAACGGCCAGTCCTGTATCGCGGCCAAGCGGTTCGTCGTGGTCGACGACGTCTACGACGAGTTCGTCGACCGGTTCGTCGACGCGATGGACGACCAGGTCGTCGGCGATCCGATGGACGAGGACACCGACATCGGCCCGCAGGCCCGCGAGGACCTCATGGAGGACCTCCACGAACAGGTCGAGGAGACGGTCGATCAGGGCGGCGAGATCGAGTTAGGCGGCGAGCCGATGGACCGCGATGGCGCGTTCTACCCGCCAACGGTGCTCACGGACGTCCCCGAGAACGCACCCGCGGATCAGGAGGAACTGTTCGGTCCCGTCGCGACGGTCTTTCGGGTCCCCGACGAGGAGACCGCCATCGAGAAGGCCAACGACACCCGCTTCGGGCTCGGCGCGAGCGTCTGGACCGAGGATCTCGAGCGGGGCGAGCGGGTCGCCCGCCAGTTCGAGTCCGGCCTGGCCTTCGTGAACGAACTCGTCAAGTCCGATCCGCGATTGCCCTTCGGCGGCGTGAAGGACTCTGGATACGGGCGGGAACTCTCACGACACGGCATCCGGGAGTTCGTGAACACAAAGACGATCTGGGTCCAGCAGGACGCCGGCGAGGAGACGGAGATGGTCGAGTGA
- a CDS encoding erythromycin esterase family protein, with translation MTAQRFERDETDAALDRAADAVAERATSIDEGFDRLVDDIADADVVLLGEATHGTSEYYRLRARLTARLLEERGFEFVAVEGDWTDCYEVTEYVTGRTEADDAGEVLASFERWPTWMWANWEVAAFLDWLAEYNADRPRGERVGFYGLDVYSLYESMAAVIDYLRDRDPELADRAKDAYHCFEPYGEDAREYARSLRLIPEDCEAEVLDVLQGLREETVEHHADRDRDGDDLLADFAAEQNALVAKNAESYYRAMARGGSESWNVRDRHMSETLDRLLEFHDGPGIVWAHNTHIGDARATSMEDRGKLNLGQLAREEVCETDTDVAAVGFGSHRGTVIAGDEWGTQMERMTVPEAKAGSYEDVFHRADLDDGILEFDRGYGVAGDATDDGDPLVEPRGHRAIGVVYDPSYEGGNYVRTVLPDRYDAFVYVDETEALHPFDIEGGETPPETYPWGV, from the coding sequence GTGACTGCACAGCGATTCGAGCGGGACGAGACCGACGCGGCTCTCGACCGCGCGGCGGACGCGGTCGCCGAGCGCGCGACGTCGATCGACGAGGGGTTCGACCGCCTGGTAGACGACATCGCGGACGCGGACGTCGTCCTGCTGGGTGAGGCCACCCACGGCACCTCGGAGTACTACCGCCTGCGGGCGCGGCTGACGGCCAGGCTGCTCGAAGAGCGCGGCTTCGAGTTCGTCGCGGTCGAGGGCGACTGGACCGACTGCTACGAGGTGACCGAGTACGTCACGGGGCGGACCGAGGCCGACGACGCCGGCGAGGTGCTCGCGTCGTTCGAGCGGTGGCCGACCTGGATGTGGGCCAACTGGGAGGTCGCGGCGTTCCTCGACTGGCTGGCCGAGTACAACGCGGACCGGCCCCGCGGCGAACGGGTGGGATTCTACGGCCTCGACGTTTACAGCCTCTACGAGTCGATGGCCGCCGTGATCGACTACCTCCGAGACCGCGATCCCGAGTTGGCGGACCGGGCCAAGGACGCCTACCACTGCTTCGAGCCGTACGGCGAGGATGCACGGGAGTACGCCCGCTCGCTTCGGCTCATCCCCGAGGACTGCGAAGCGGAAGTGCTCGACGTGTTGCAGGGCCTCCGCGAGGAAACGGTCGAGCACCACGCGGACCGCGACCGCGACGGCGACGACCTGCTCGCCGATTTCGCCGCCGAGCAGAACGCCCTCGTGGCGAAGAACGCCGAGTCCTACTACCGGGCGATGGCCCGCGGCGGCAGCGAGTCCTGGAACGTCCGGGACCGACATATGAGCGAGACCCTGGACCGCTTGCTCGAGTTCCACGACGGCCCCGGGATCGTCTGGGCGCACAACACTCACATCGGCGACGCCCGCGCGACGAGCATGGAAGACCGCGGGAAGCTCAACCTCGGCCAACTGGCCCGCGAGGAGGTCTGCGAGACCGATACCGACGTCGCCGCGGTCGGCTTCGGCTCCCACCGCGGCACCGTCATCGCCGGCGACGAATGGGGCACGCAAATGGAACGCATGACCGTCCCCGAAGCGAAGGCGGGCAGCTACGAGGACGTCTTCCACCGAGCCGACCTCGACGACGGAATCCTCGAGTTCGATCGGGGGTACGGCGTCGCGGGCGACGCGACCGACGACGGTGATCCGCTCGTCGAGCCCCGCGGTCACCGCGCGATCGGCGTCGTCTACGATCCGTCCTATGAGGGCGGCAACTACGTCCGGACGGTGCTCCCGGACCGGTACGACGCGTTCGTCTACGTCGACGAGACCGAGGCGCTACACCCCTTCGACATCGAGGGCGGCGAGACGCCGCCCGAGACCTATCCCTGGGGCGTCTGA
- a CDS encoding PH domain-containing protein, with translation MTGRDADANADAGGDLDWLSLDDDEEVVWAGGPDRRTLVPTFAIGIPLSIVLIGLVVIASEYLRVTNTHYVVTTRALYRKTGVLSRDVKRIEHEKVQDISYGQSALGTRFGYGTVEISTAGGAGVEMAFKSVPDPKGVQQRISEQVDRNRNPDRGERAAGRPSEDVLDEILAELRAIRQAVEKRPADRSARETSETSESGRTDGQRTNGQRTDGRTDGRTDDARPADRRTYEYDEDESV, from the coding sequence ATGACCGGACGAGACGCCGATGCTAACGCCGACGCCGGTGGCGACCTCGACTGGCTGTCCCTGGACGACGACGAGGAAGTCGTCTGGGCGGGCGGTCCGGACCGACGCACGCTCGTTCCGACGTTCGCGATCGGGATCCCGCTCTCGATCGTCCTGATCGGACTCGTCGTCATCGCCAGCGAGTACCTCCGGGTGACGAACACCCACTACGTCGTGACGACCCGCGCGCTGTACCGGAAGACGGGCGTCCTCTCGCGGGACGTCAAGCGGATCGAACACGAGAAAGTCCAGGACATTTCCTACGGCCAGAGCGCCCTGGGCACTCGCTTCGGCTACGGCACCGTCGAGATCAGCACCGCCGGCGGCGCCGGCGTCGAGATGGCCTTCAAATCGGTCCCCGACCCGAAAGGCGTCCAGCAACGGATCAGTGAGCAGGTCGATCGCAACCGCAACCCCGACCGCGGTGAGCGCGCTGCCGGTCGGCCGAGCGAGGACGTGCTCGACGAGATCCTCGCCGAACTGCGGGCGATCCGCCAGGCGGTCGAAAAGAGGCCGGCCGACCGGTCCGCCCGCGAGACCTCCGAGACCTCCGAGAGCGGCCGGACCGACGGCCAGCGCACCAACGGCCAGCGAACCGACGGCCGAACCGACGGCCGAACCGACGACGCTCGACCCGCCGATCGCCGCACGTACGAGTATGACGAGGACGAATCCGTCTGA
- a CDS encoding PH domain-containing protein, giving the protein MTRTNPSEDAAESGPEPTGGPVDLRSGDDLAPSKPAWLPRGDDRVRWLDGPRIQTVLPWVALAVVGTAVLLVAIAVDVLPPLAGVGVPVVVAPALWQYARVSRTAFVVTDAVAATRRGVLGVTVRTVSLDRVQNTTVEQDPVGRIVGYGTVTIETAGGADLEFWHVDEPARVRRRLEAERERLAADGENGVPGRREQWEAVLAEVRDVRRALDDGR; this is encoded by the coding sequence ATGACGAGGACGAATCCGTCTGAGGATGCGGCCGAGTCGGGACCGGAGCCGACGGGCGGCCCCGTCGATCTCCGGAGCGGGGACGATTTGGCGCCATCGAAGCCGGCCTGGCTCCCGCGCGGGGACGACCGGGTCCGCTGGCTGGACGGGCCGCGGATCCAGACCGTCCTCCCGTGGGTCGCGCTCGCGGTCGTCGGAACGGCGGTCTTGCTGGTCGCGATCGCCGTCGACGTCCTCCCGCCGCTCGCCGGCGTCGGCGTTCCGGTCGTCGTCGCGCCGGCGCTGTGGCAGTACGCTCGCGTCTCACGGACGGCGTTCGTCGTCACGGACGCGGTCGCTGCGACCCGTCGCGGCGTCCTCGGCGTGACCGTCCGGACCGTCTCCCTCGATCGGGTCCAGAACACGACCGTCGAACAGGATCCCGTCGGCCGGATCGTCGGCTACGGCACCGTCACGATCGAGACCGCGGGCGGCGCTGACCTCGAATTCTGGCACGTCGACGAACCGGCACGGGTCCGCCGGCGGCTCGAGGCCGAACGCGAGCGCCTGGCCGCCGACGGCGAGAACGGGGTTCCGGGTCGGCGCGAGCAGTGGGAGGCGGTGCTCGCCGAGGTGCGAGACGTGCGGCGCGCGCTCGACGACGGGCGTTGA
- a CDS encoding DUF5658 family protein yields MSSEAETGAGAGTGAEGAILRRRLPGDVTPVDLERLLWVVVGVSLLADVVTTFLGLHLGLAESNPAARSAIDGYGLAGMLALKAFAVGVGLVCRRLLEPVYRPIVPAGLAVPWLTAAALNVYAISMVL; encoded by the coding sequence ATGAGTTCCGAGGCCGAGACCGGGGCCGGTGCCGGAACCGGTGCCGAGGGTGCGATCCTGCGCCGCCGGCTGCCCGGCGACGTCACGCCCGTCGACCTCGAGCGACTGCTCTGGGTCGTCGTGGGCGTCTCCCTGCTCGCCGACGTCGTCACGACGTTCCTCGGCCTCCACCTTGGCCTGGCCGAGTCCAATCCGGCCGCTCGCAGCGCGATCGACGGCTACGGCCTGGCCGGCATGCTCGCTCTCAAGGCGTTCGCGGTCGGCGTCGGCCTGGTCTGTCGCCGCCTCCTCGAGCCGGTCTACCGGCCCATCGTGCCGGCCGGCCTGGCGGTGCCGTGGCTGACCGCGGCGGCGCTCAACGTGTACGCGATTTCGATGGTGCTCTGA
- a CDS encoding class 1 fructose-bisphosphatase gives MTVSDPVVEEVVATISRSATEIRQGLIGRRGTVDGENPSGETQAEADVWADELLGDRLASIDGVGQYASEERPDVVDCGDDPATSDAYAVAVDPLDGSSNLKSNNAMGTIFGVYDAALPARGETLVAAGYVLYGPITTLVIATDETVAEYELSGGERRLVERDVTVPEEPVVYGFGGRVPDWPDDFRAYAREIERELKLRYGGALIGDVNQVLTYGGTFGYPALESRPAGKLRLQFEGNPIGYVVEQAGGRSSDGERSLLAVEPDELHDRSPLHVGNDELIDRLEAALA, from the coding sequence ATGACGGTGTCCGATCCAGTCGTCGAAGAAGTCGTCGCGACGATCAGCCGCTCGGCGACCGAGATTCGGCAGGGGCTGATCGGCCGCCGCGGCACGGTCGACGGGGAGAACCCGAGCGGTGAGACCCAGGCCGAGGCCGACGTCTGGGCCGACGAACTGCTCGGCGACCGCCTGGCGTCGATCGACGGCGTCGGCCAGTACGCCAGCGAGGAGCGGCCCGACGTCGTCGACTGCGGCGACGATCCGGCGACGTCGGACGCGTACGCGGTCGCGGTCGACCCGCTCGACGGCTCGTCGAACCTCAAGTCCAACAATGCGATGGGAACGATCTTCGGCGTCTACGACGCCGCGCTCCCGGCCCGCGGCGAGACCCTGGTGGCCGCGGGCTACGTCCTCTACGGGCCGATCACGACGCTGGTGATCGCCACCGACGAGACCGTCGCCGAGTACGAACTCTCCGGCGGCGAGCGGCGGCTCGTCGAGCGCGACGTCACCGTCCCCGAGGAGCCGGTCGTCTACGGCTTCGGCGGGCGCGTCCCCGACTGGCCCGACGACTTCCGGGCGTACGCCCGCGAGATCGAGCGGGAGCTCAAACTCCGGTACGGCGGCGCGCTGATCGGCGACGTCAACCAGGTTCTCACCTACGGCGGCACCTTCGGCTACCCGGCCCTGGAGTCGCGGCCGGCGGGGAAGCTCCGCCTGCAGTTCGAGGGCAACCCGATCGGCTACGTCGTCGAACAGGCCGGCGGTCGCTCCTCAGACGGCGAGCGCTCGCTGCTCGCCGTCGAGCCCGACGAGCTCCACGACCGGTCGCCGCTGCACGTCGGCAACGACGAACTGATCGACCGGCTCGAGGCGGCGCTGGCGTAG
- a CDS encoding class I fructose-bisphosphate aldolase produces MLSIDDSPIVRDGKSLILAMDHGLEHGPVDFEEVPEKLDPATVFETATHDAVTAMAVQKGIAEGYYPSYEDDVNLLAKLNGTSNLWMGEPDSAVNWSVDYAAEVGADAIGFTVYSGSNHEVEMFEEFRDAQEKAREHDLPVVMWSYPRGQGLKNDTKPGTISYATRIGLELGADIAKVKYPGNAEAMEHACKAAGDMKVVMSGGSKTDDYEFLSTVEAAVNAGCSGLAVGRNVWQREDPTRILDALEKVIYEEETADAALEATE; encoded by the coding sequence ATGCTTTCGATCGACGACTCTCCGATCGTCCGCGACGGTAAATCATTAATTCTCGCGATGGACCACGGGCTCGAGCACGGCCCGGTCGACTTCGAGGAGGTTCCGGAGAAACTCGATCCGGCGACGGTCTTCGAGACGGCGACCCACGACGCCGTCACCGCAATGGCCGTCCAGAAGGGGATCGCGGAGGGGTACTACCCGAGCTACGAGGACGACGTAAACCTGCTGGCGAAACTCAACGGCACGTCGAATCTCTGGATGGGCGAACCCGACTCGGCGGTCAACTGGTCGGTCGACTACGCCGCGGAGGTCGGCGCCGACGCGATCGGCTTTACCGTCTACAGCGGCTCCAACCACGAGGTCGAGATGTTCGAGGAGTTCCGTGACGCCCAGGAGAAGGCCCGCGAGCACGACCTGCCGGTCGTCATGTGGTCCTATCCGCGCGGCCAGGGGCTGAAAAACGACACCAAGCCCGGCACCATCTCCTACGCGACCCGCATCGGGCTCGAGTTGGGCGCCGACATCGCGAAGGTCAAGTATCCCGGTAACGCTGAGGCGATGGAACACGCCTGCAAGGCCGCTGGTGACATGAAGGTCGTCATGAGCGGCGGCTCGAAGACCGACGACTACGAGTTCCTCTCGACCGTCGAGGCCGCCGTCAACGCCGGCTGTTCGGGCCTGGCCGTCGGCCGCAACGTCTGGCAGCGCGAGGATCCCACCCGCATCCTCGACGCGCTCGAGAAGGTCATCTACGAGGAGGAAACTGCAGACGCAGCCCTCGAGGCGACCGAATAG
- a CDS encoding GDSL-type esterase/lipase family protein, with translation MQRDLIRFHNVGDSRPVEGRDGRLLQRVPEPVRRKLNDGAQSRMRHPAGVELRFVPDGAATVTLSTMPGGSAEAGTVRVFWGPVQGSTEVVVGTEPTPIEVSIPEKLTDLEPTAREDLAFDPRVCRIRLPGEHRGGPMVYHGVDGDVRPPREDELPDRRYLAYGTSITEGEAPLAEHLTYADQAARRLDADLINLGSCGTAYCDVAMADYIANRGDWDVATLSISVNMVGTFDPAEFRGRAARMIDRVASVHPEKPVVPITIFTNARDVCRSAEEGDECERFREELRAVVAETPHDNVHLLEGPELLPTIEGLTPDLVHPGDNAMITMGEALAAELEALLED, from the coding sequence ATGCAACGGGATCTCATCCGGTTTCACAACGTCGGCGACAGCCGACCGGTCGAGGGCCGCGACGGACGGCTGCTGCAGCGCGTTCCGGAACCGGTCCGCCGCAAACTCAACGACGGCGCGCAGTCGCGGATGCGCCACCCCGCCGGCGTCGAACTCCGGTTCGTCCCCGACGGCGCCGCGACGGTCACGCTCTCGACGATGCCAGGCGGCAGCGCCGAGGCCGGCACTGTCCGCGTCTTCTGGGGCCCGGTTCAGGGCTCGACGGAAGTCGTCGTCGGGACCGAGCCGACGCCGATCGAAGTTTCGATCCCGGAGAAGCTCACCGACCTCGAGCCGACGGCCCGCGAGGACCTCGCCTTCGACCCTCGCGTCTGTCGAATCCGGTTACCCGGCGAACACCGCGGCGGACCGATGGTCTACCACGGCGTCGACGGCGACGTCCGACCGCCGCGCGAGGACGAACTTCCCGACCGGCGCTACCTCGCGTACGGAACCTCGATCACCGAGGGCGAGGCGCCGCTGGCCGAGCACCTGACCTACGCCGACCAGGCGGCGCGCCGACTCGACGCCGACCTCATCAACCTCGGCTCCTGTGGCACGGCCTACTGCGACGTCGCGATGGCCGACTACATCGCCAACCGCGGCGACTGGGACGTAGCGACGCTCTCGATCTCGGTGAACATGGTCGGCACCTTCGACCCCGCGGAGTTCCGCGGGCGGGCCGCGCGAATGATCGACCGGGTGGCGAGCGTCCACCCCGAAAAGCCGGTCGTCCCGATCACCATCTTCACGAACGCTCGCGACGTCTGCCGGAGCGCCGAGGAGGGGGACGAGTGCGAGCGGTTTCGCGAGGAACTGCGCGCGGTCGTCGCCGAAACGCCCCACGACAACGTCCACCTGCTCGAGGGGCCCGAACTGCTCCCCACGATCGAGGGGCTCACGCCCGATCTGGTCCACCCCGGTGACAACGCGATGATCACGATGGGCGAGGCGCTCGCCGCCGAACTCGAGGCGCTGCTCGAGGACTGA
- a CDS encoding ester cyclase, which translates to MVTGKPDPKDVARRYVETVWNEGNVEEMDEVLTEHQVYHDPTGDGKEPLSEFKAFIRGYHRAFPDLQFAVDDYIAEGDLVSFWGRATGTHEGRFMGIEPTGNRIDIMGINVVRVEDGKVAERWANVDIFGMLKQLGRDPLAE; encoded by the coding sequence ATGGTAACCGGCAAACCGGATCCGAAGGACGTCGCTCGCCGCTACGTCGAGACGGTGTGGAACGAGGGGAACGTCGAAGAGATGGACGAGGTCCTCACCGAGCACCAGGTGTACCACGACCCGACGGGTGACGGAAAGGAACCGCTATCGGAGTTCAAGGCGTTCATCAGGGGGTATCACCGGGCGTTTCCGGACCTTCAGTTCGCAGTGGACGACTACATCGCTGAGGGCGATCTGGTCTCGTTCTGGGGGCGTGCGACCGGCACCCACGAGGGTCGATTCATGGGCATCGAGCCGACGGGAAACCGAATCGACATCATGGGGATCAACGTCGTCCGCGTCGAAGACGGGAAGGTAGCCGAGCGATGGGCGAACGTCGACATCTTCGGCATGCTCAAGCAACTCGGACGGGACCCCTTGGCCGAATAG
- a CDS encoding 3-hydroxyacyl-CoA dehydrogenase family protein: protein MVRDRIDRIGVVGAGTMGNGIAQVAATNGYDVVMRDIEQEFVESGFENIDDSLERLANRDALADEPATIRDRIEGTTAVEDLADCDLVVEAALEEMDVKREVFADLERVCDEDVLLATNTSTLSITSIASDLEHPERVIGLHFMNPVPIMEGVEVVVGEKTTDAATSLAHDLAEDLGKTTWEADDKPGFVTNRILMPWINEGIRTYDEGVATKEDIDAGMELGTNVPMGPLTLADHIGLDVCLHASETLHEELGDRYTPAYLLKRKVEAGDLGKKSGKGFYEYE from the coding sequence ATGGTACGCGACCGAATCGACCGGATCGGCGTGGTCGGCGCGGGGACGATGGGCAACGGCATCGCACAGGTCGCCGCCACCAACGGCTACGACGTCGTGATGCGCGATATCGAACAAGAATTCGTCGAGAGCGGCTTCGAGAACATCGACGACAGCCTCGAACGGCTCGCGAACCGGGACGCGCTCGCGGACGAACCCGCGACGATCCGTGACCGAATCGAGGGGACGACGGCCGTCGAGGACCTGGCCGACTGCGATCTCGTCGTCGAGGCCGCGCTCGAGGAGATGGACGTCAAACGGGAGGTGTTCGCCGACCTCGAGCGGGTCTGCGACGAGGACGTCCTGCTGGCGACGAACACGAGCACGCTCTCGATCACGTCGATCGCGTCGGACCTCGAGCACCCCGAACGCGTGATCGGGCTCCACTTCATGAACCCGGTTCCGATCATGGAGGGCGTCGAGGTTGTCGTCGGCGAGAAGACGACCGACGCGGCGACCAGCCTGGCCCACGACCTCGCCGAGGACCTCGGGAAGACGACCTGGGAGGCTGACGACAAGCCAGGCTTCGTCACCAACCGCATCCTGATGCCCTGGATCAACGAGGGGATCCGCACCTACGACGAGGGCGTCGCCACGAAGGAGGACATCGACGCGGGGATGGAACTCGGGACGAACGTCCCGATGGGACCGCTCACCCTCGCCGACCACATCGGCCTGGACGTCTGCCTGCACGCCTCCGAGACGCTCCACGAGGAGTTGGGCGACCGGTACACACCCGCCTACCTCCTCAAGCGGAAGGTCGAGGCCGGCGACCTGGGGAAGAAGTCGGGCAAGGGGTTCTACGAGTACGAATAG